In the Pseudolabrys taiwanensis genome, one interval contains:
- the cutA gene encoding aerobic carbon-monoxide dehydrogenase large subunit, whose protein sequence is MSTRYFGQRVERNIDPKLLRGEGAYVDDIPLTNALHAAFLRSPVARGKIKRIDVSAARAYPGVAAVYTYADIGPLDRPMPLLIPHPSMKSPKTQRPLARGEVFYVGQTIAMVVAVDRYVAEDAAALIELEIEPFAVEMDMAKAIADGAPLVHADVANNIAAEFVQTSGDPDGAFARAEHVTRITVQVDRSTAAPMECRAVAARWDEISGELTVWDGTQAPISVRGGLASIFALDEDKVRVIAPDVGGGFGQKVLLFYPDELLVPMAAMQLGRPVKYIEDRRENFLGSSQERTQIHTIELAAMKTGEVIGLRDSFLHDTGAFIPYGIAVAQVASTSIAGPYRIPNIWVEFKAVYTPTVQVTPYRGCGRPQACFALERAMDQLAEDLGIDRFEIRRRNFIGEKEFPYERAGLLFADGLKVTLDSGQYAKALSLAAAQLDMADFAGEQEKLRADGKYLGLGLACYVEGTGLGPYEGGHIRVHPITGKVYVNTGLSTQGQGHDTVFAQIVADQLGVSPQDVIVVEGDTKAFDWGVATFASRAAVVSGNAIHKTAITVRGKILQAAANMLEADIDDIELRDSAAWVKNSNRHVSLAAIATASNPLRYAFNEAAQAATQFAPASKHDGPPLAEGQAPGIEATDYYSPSQSTWAYGVHAAIVEVDPALCTVKIRKYVCIHDCGNMINPTIVEGQVMGGIAQGIGGALYERLDYMPDGTLSNASLMDFLVPYATEIPPVSVLHLETPSPLNPLGVKGVGEAGCIAVGAVVASGVEDALKSLGDIKLRHVPLTPRMLSDALESVGY, encoded by the coding sequence ATGTCCACGCGCTATTTCGGGCAACGCGTCGAGCGCAACATCGATCCGAAGCTGCTGCGCGGCGAAGGCGCCTATGTCGACGACATCCCGCTGACCAATGCGCTGCACGCGGCCTTCCTGCGCAGCCCGGTGGCGCGCGGCAAGATCAAGCGCATCGACGTGAGTGCCGCGCGGGCTTACCCGGGTGTCGCGGCGGTCTATACCTATGCCGACATCGGTCCGCTGGACCGGCCGATGCCGCTGCTCATTCCCCATCCGTCGATGAAGAGCCCGAAGACGCAGCGCCCGCTGGCGCGCGGCGAGGTGTTCTATGTCGGGCAGACCATCGCCATGGTGGTGGCGGTCGACCGCTACGTCGCCGAGGATGCCGCGGCGCTGATCGAACTCGAGATCGAGCCCTTCGCCGTCGAGATGGATATGGCGAAGGCGATCGCCGACGGCGCGCCTTTGGTGCACGCCGATGTGGCGAACAACATCGCCGCCGAATTCGTGCAGACCTCCGGCGATCCGGACGGCGCTTTCGCCCGCGCGGAGCACGTCACGCGCATCACCGTGCAGGTGGATCGCTCGACCGCGGCGCCGATGGAATGCCGCGCGGTGGCGGCGCGCTGGGACGAGATTTCCGGCGAATTGACCGTCTGGGACGGCACGCAGGCGCCGATCTCGGTGCGCGGCGGCCTTGCCTCGATCTTCGCGCTCGACGAGGACAAGGTGCGCGTGATCGCGCCGGACGTCGGCGGCGGCTTCGGTCAGAAGGTGCTGCTGTTCTATCCGGATGAACTCTTGGTGCCGATGGCGGCGATGCAGCTTGGCCGGCCGGTCAAATACATCGAAGACCGGCGCGAGAACTTCCTCGGCTCCTCGCAGGAGCGCACGCAGATCCACACAATCGAACTCGCGGCGATGAAGACCGGGGAAGTGATCGGCCTGCGCGATAGCTTCCTGCACGACACCGGCGCCTTCATTCCTTACGGCATCGCCGTGGCGCAGGTGGCGTCGACCTCGATCGCCGGGCCTTATCGCATCCCTAACATCTGGGTGGAGTTCAAGGCGGTCTATACGCCGACGGTGCAGGTGACGCCCTATCGGGGCTGCGGAAGGCCGCAAGCCTGCTTCGCGCTCGAACGGGCGATGGACCAATTGGCGGAAGACCTCGGCATCGATCGGTTCGAAATCCGCCGCCGCAATTTCATCGGCGAGAAGGAATTTCCTTACGAGCGCGCCGGCCTGCTGTTTGCGGACGGCCTGAAGGTGACGCTCGATAGCGGTCAGTATGCGAAGGCCTTGTCGCTCGCGGCGGCGCAACTCGATATGGCGGATTTCGCAGGCGAGCAGGAAAAGCTGCGCGCTGACGGCAAATACCTCGGGCTCGGTCTTGCCTGCTATGTCGAAGGCACCGGCCTTGGACCCTACGAAGGCGGACACATCCGCGTTCATCCGATCACCGGCAAGGTCTACGTCAATACGGGTCTGTCGACGCAGGGTCAGGGCCACGACACCGTGTTCGCGCAGATCGTCGCCGATCAACTCGGTGTGTCACCGCAAGATGTGATCGTGGTCGAAGGCGACACCAAGGCCTTCGACTGGGGCGTGGCGACCTTCGCCAGCCGTGCCGCGGTGGTGAGCGGCAATGCCATCCACAAGACGGCTATCACCGTGCGCGGCAAGATCCTGCAGGCGGCGGCCAACATGCTCGAAGCCGATATCGACGATATCGAGCTGCGCGATTCCGCCGCCTGGGTGAAGAATTCGAATCGGCATGTGTCGCTCGCGGCCATCGCCACCGCCAGCAACCCGTTGCGCTACGCTTTCAACGAAGCCGCGCAGGCGGCGACGCAATTCGCGCCGGCCAGCAAACACGATGGTCCGCCTTTGGCCGAGGGCCAGGCGCCGGGGATTGAAGCGACCGACTATTACAGTCCATCGCAATCGACCTGGGCCTATGGCGTGCATGCGGCGATCGTCGAGGTCGATCCGGCCTTGTGCACGGTCAAGATCCGGAAATACGTCTGCATCCATGACTGCGGCAACATGATCAACCCGACCATTGTCGAGGGCCAGGTGATGGGCGGCATCGCGCAAGGCATCGGCGGCGCCCTCTACGAGCGGCTCGATTATATGCCCGACGGCACCTTGTCGAACGCGAGCCTGATGGATTTCCTCGTGCCTTACGCCACGGAAATCCCGCCTGTCTCCGTGTTGCATCTGGAGACGCCGTCGCCGCTGAATCCGTTGGGCGTGAAGGGCGTCGGCGAGGCCGGCTGCATCGCGGTCGGCGCCGTGGTGGCTTCTGGTGTCGAAGATGCGCTCAAGTCGCTCGGCGACATCAAGTTGCGGCATGTCCCGCTCACGCCGCGCATGCTCAGCGACGCGTTGGAGAGCGTGGGGTATTAG
- a CDS encoding (2Fe-2S)-binding protein, with the protein MRGKIKPALPERSEDPRVTVSLTVNGEPVTRTVSVRMLLSDFLRHELGLTGTHVGCEHGVCGCCTVHIDGKAARSCLTLAVQANGSEVRTIESVAAGDGALHPVQQAFKECHALQCGYCTPGMVMNVLSRFEEPGALDLSDDGIRDMLSGNLCRCTGYSNIVTAVRRAAELLGRTE; encoded by the coding sequence ATGCGCGGCAAGATCAAGCCGGCGCTGCCGGAGCGGTCCGAAGATCCGCGCGTCACGGTCTCACTGACGGTCAATGGCGAGCCGGTCACCCGCACCGTCAGCGTGCGCATGCTGCTCAGCGATTTCCTGCGCCATGAGCTTGGCCTTACCGGCACGCATGTCGGCTGCGAGCACGGCGTCTGCGGCTGCTGCACCGTGCACATCGACGGCAAGGCGGCGCGCTCGTGCCTGACCTTGGCGGTGCAGGCGAACGGCAGCGAGGTGCGCACCATCGAGTCCGTCGCCGCCGGCGACGGCGCTTTGCATCCGGTGCAGCAGGCGTTCAAGGAGTGCCACGCGCTGCAATGCGGCTATTGCACGCCGGGCATGGTGATGAACGTGCTCAGCCGCTTCGAGGAGCCGGGCGCGCTCGATCTCTCGGATGACGGCATCCGCGACATGCTGTCGGGCAATCTGTGCCGCTGCACCGGCTACAGCAACATCGTCACGGCGGTGCGCCGCGCGGCCGAACTGCTGGGGCGGACGGAGTAG
- a CDS encoding FAD binding domain-containing protein, whose amino-acid sequence MKPPLFDYKAPTTIAEAVAMLAADPDAAVLAGGQSLLPAMNFRVANPSALVDIQHVQGLNGISIDKGEIVVKAMVRHRELELDVAVQRANPLIAETLQHVAHVPIRNRGTVVGSLCHADPSGEMPLLFVLLGGTLAACGPAGTRTIAAEDFFTAFLTTARMHDEIITEARLPVLPEGAGWAFDEVTRRHGDYALVGVGCVLALAANGTVETIRLAACGIADKPVRLKASEAALLDTRLASADLDKAVAASASAVTTPDDMNTSAAFRRRALGALIRRLVAKAAARAKPKEQP is encoded by the coding sequence GTGAAACCGCCGCTGTTCGACTACAAGGCGCCGACCACCATTGCGGAAGCGGTGGCGATGCTTGCCGCCGATCCGGATGCCGCGGTGCTGGCCGGCGGTCAGAGTCTGCTGCCGGCGATGAACTTTCGCGTCGCCAATCCGTCGGCGCTGGTCGATATCCAGCACGTCCAAGGTCTCAATGGCATCTCGATCGACAAAGGCGAGATCGTCGTCAAGGCGATGGTGCGCCATCGCGAGCTGGAGCTCGATGTCGCGGTGCAGCGCGCCAATCCGCTCATCGCCGAGACGCTGCAACACGTGGCGCATGTGCCGATCCGCAACCGCGGTACCGTCGTCGGCAGTCTGTGCCATGCCGATCCTTCGGGGGAAATGCCGCTGCTGTTCGTGCTGCTCGGCGGTACGCTGGCTGCGTGCGGCCCAGCGGGCACGCGAACCATCGCCGCGGAGGACTTCTTCACGGCCTTCCTGACGACGGCGCGGATGCACGACGAGATTATCACCGAGGCGCGTCTGCCGGTGCTGCCGGAGGGCGCCGGCTGGGCCTTCGACGAAGTGACACGCCGGCACGGCGATTACGCGCTGGTCGGTGTCGGTTGCGTGCTAGCGCTGGCGGCGAACGGCACGGTCGAGACCATCCGGCTCGCCGCTTGCGGCATCGCCGACAAACCGGTGCGGCTGAAGGCGTCGGAAGCGGCTTTGCTGGACACACGTTTGGCGTCAGCCGATCTCGACAAGGCGGTGGCAGCTTCCGCATCGGCCGTCACCACGCCCGACGATATGAACACGTCGGCCGCGTTCCGCCGCCGCGCGCTCGGCGCGCTCATCCGCCGTCTGGTGGCGAAGGCCGCGGCACGGGCCAAACCCAAGGAGCAGCCGTGA